From one Formosa sediminum genomic stretch:
- a CDS encoding glycosyltransferase family 2 protein: METPIKIDISVIVPSYNGMPLFKTSLDSVLAQEGVIYEVLVGNDSPSDGETKNYLNQIENKDLRVFHNEKNLGLFGNLNNLIKHAKGDIVHLWSQDDIMNPNCLLETVKFHNSHPNIAYAFSRVEVINEHDEVIDKTPLSNNDTMSALTHTLTSLMAGSVPGNIANVSIRKNIFETYGYFDVNLKYSGDFEFWCRITEHLPVGIIQKYLIKLRRHTGQLSRNPKMWIYRIEENDAILETLLNRVPKNKLKYINRGLKWRVYNQYFGLYLNLLRSGDNKEAQAFLRVIKKYSNISGFYFRYVILKILSVIKRDKKFLHWLYYKQAFGNNGK; encoded by the coding sequence ATGGAAACCCCAATTAAAATAGACATATCGGTAATAGTACCATCTTATAATGGAATGCCGTTGTTTAAAACATCTTTAGATTCCGTTTTAGCTCAGGAAGGTGTGATATATGAGGTTTTGGTTGGAAATGATAGCCCATCAGATGGGGAAACTAAAAATTACTTAAATCAAATAGAAAATAAAGATTTAAGGGTTTTTCATAATGAAAAGAACCTAGGGCTTTTTGGTAATTTAAATAATCTCATAAAACATGCCAAAGGAGATATAGTACATTTATGGTCTCAAGACGATATTATGAATCCTAATTGTTTGCTTGAAACAGTTAAATTTCACAATTCTCATCCAAATATAGCATACGCATTTTCAAGAGTTGAAGTTATTAATGAGCATGATGAAGTTATTGACAAAACTCCTTTGTCAAATAATGATACGATGAGTGCTTTAACACATACATTAACATCGTTAATGGCAGGTAGCGTACCTGGAAATATAGCTAATGTTTCTATTAGAAAAAATATTTTCGAAACCTATGGCTATTTTGATGTAAACTTAAAATACTCAGGCGATTTTGAATTTTGGTGCCGTATCACAGAACATTTACCAGTAGGAATTATTCAGAAATATTTGATTAAACTAAGAAGACACACAGGTCAATTAAGTCGAAATCCTAAAATGTGGATTTATAGAATAGAAGAGAATGATGCGATATTAGAAACATTATTAAATAGGGTTCCTAAGAATAAATTAAAATATATAAATAGAGGACTTAAATGGCGTGTTTATAACCAATATTTTGGTTTGTATTTAAATTTATTACGTAGTGGAGATAATAAAGAAGCTCAAGCATTTTTAAGGGTTATTAAAAAGTATAGTAATATTTCTGGTTTTTATTTTAGGTATGTTATCTTAAAAATTTTGAGTGTTATAAAAAGAGATAAAAAATTTCTACATTGGTTATATTATAAACAAGCATTTGGAAATAATGGTAAATAA
- a CDS encoding sulfotransferase encodes MVNNKILIAGMHRSGTSLSANLLRESGLFIGDDLMNGGFDNKNGHFEDYEFVNLQEKDLHRKGLESTGLKNIENFNFEFDKKSKNLIKEILQKREIHDVWGWKDPRSTLYLLAWKKIIPDLKVIAIYRDYDEVVNSLDRRYWYKIKNKVNYDSFKRFIHMLIYPVNSQYLKYNHYKAWSVYNESILKFKELYPQDIVIYNLPNFINNYNTNIDDINEKFKIKLNHFNVDKIFESETIKHKKDNGVKFFSEKRLKDITEKLNHSANK; translated from the coding sequence ATGGTAAATAATAAAATACTAATTGCAGGAATGCATAGATCAGGAACTTCTTTAAGTGCGAATTTATTGAGAGAATCAGGTTTGTTTATTGGTGATGATTTGATGAATGGTGGTTTTGATAATAAAAATGGTCATTTCGAAGATTATGAATTTGTAAACTTACAAGAGAAAGATTTACACCGTAAAGGGCTTGAGAGTACAGGTTTAAAAAATATTGAAAATTTTAACTTTGAATTTGATAAAAAAAGTAAAAATTTAATAAAAGAAATTTTACAGAAAAGAGAAATTCATGATGTTTGGGGATGGAAAGATCCAAGAAGCACATTGTATTTACTTGCATGGAAAAAAATAATTCCAGATTTAAAAGTTATTGCAATATATAGGGATTACGATGAGGTTGTAAATTCATTGGATAGGAGATATTGGTATAAAATAAAGAATAAAGTGAATTATGATTCATTTAAGCGTTTTATACATATGCTAATTTATCCTGTTAATAGCCAGTACTTAAAGTATAATCATTATAAAGCTTGGAGCGTTTATAATGAAAGTATTTTAAAATTTAAGGAGCTTTATCCTCAGGACATTGTAATTTATAATTTACCTAATTTTATAAATAATTACAACACAAATATTGATGATATTAATGAGAAATTTAAGATAAAATTAAATCATTTTAATGTGGATAAAATTTTCGAATCAGAAACCATTAAACACAAGAAGGATAATGGTGTTAAATTTTTTAGTGAAAAAAGATTAAAGGATATTACAGAAAAATTGAACCATTCAGCAAATAAATAA
- a CDS encoding acyltransferase family protein, giving the protein MSLERDRSLDTISGIMIIWMVILHSFQWGNLTGSMIYIFLLKCLYFFMSWFYYKTGFLYNKGKGLSMTFKKGLDQLITPMLIWTTVGYLLTIPGLLMGNYPLWKIPIAPLFFLVSSGDTIGNSPLWFLLSLFFIKIVFPFIARVNLNLKKIIAISLLCLSWVFEKNNIKIPFGLHSFPLGLFFTLSGLICKEFRVPDRIIKSGLWLVLPYIVLSIFFASYVDFHNNNLVYGNYWLFTLNALFAINLCLVLFREVNLKILSWIGEKSLVYLVIHWPIFFLIKISFVFLNISTENYLYVVSLFVIAICISTLIAKFIPYKYLGLQSSLIVNLNTKIISERN; this is encoded by the coding sequence ATGAGTTTAGAAAGAGATAGAAGTTTAGATACTATATCTGGAATTATGATAATTTGGATGGTAATCTTACATTCTTTTCAGTGGGGAAATTTAACAGGATCAATGATCTATATTTTTCTTTTGAAATGCTTGTATTTTTTTATGTCTTGGTTTTACTATAAGACTGGTTTCTTGTATAATAAAGGGAAAGGATTGAGTATGACTTTTAAAAAAGGTTTAGATCAACTAATTACTCCAATGTTAATTTGGACTACAGTAGGTTATCTGTTAACAATACCAGGGTTATTAATGGGGAATTATCCTTTATGGAAGATTCCGATTGCTCCATTATTTTTCTTAGTGTCAAGTGGAGATACAATAGGAAACTCACCACTTTGGTTTTTGTTATCACTTTTTTTTATTAAAATAGTGTTTCCTTTTATAGCTCGTGTAAATTTAAATTTAAAGAAAATTATAGCCATTTCTTTATTGTGCTTAAGTTGGGTTTTTGAAAAGAATAATATCAAAATTCCATTTGGATTACATAGCTTTCCTTTAGGTCTTTTTTTTACTCTATCTGGATTAATATGTAAGGAATTCAGAGTTCCTGATAGAATTATTAAATCAGGACTATGGTTAGTTTTACCATATATAGTGTTGTCAATATTTTTTGCTAGTTATGTAGATTTTCATAATAATAATTTAGTGTATGGTAATTATTGGTTATTTACCTTAAATGCTTTGTTTGCTATAAATCTATGTTTGGTGTTATTTAGAGAGGTTAATCTGAAGATTTTATCGTGGATAGGAGAAAAATCTTTAGTATACCTTGTAATACATTGGCCCATATTTTTTTTAATAAAAATTAGTTTTGTATTTCTAAATATTTCTACAGAAAATTATCTATACGTGGTTAGTTTATTTGTTATTGCCATATGCATTTCTACACTTATAGCTAAATTTATACCATATAAATATTTAGGTTTGCAGTCATCGCTAATAGTAAACCTTAATACTAAAATTATTTCTGAAAGAAATTGA
- a CDS encoding glycosyltransferase family 4 protein — protein MSLEINYIFRKRLPQYNSIEELFGTLITYIKKECNVEVTELSSGGASLKNILINLRGFKNKSKSIVHITGDVHYMALVTGRYTVLTIHDVKSIIKGSILKQQLIKLLWFWLPALFVKKITVISEFSRHELIPVIPFAKHKIHVVYNPVNVNLQYTPKDFNSNKPNVLLVGTKPNKNLELTLEAIEGVNCTVTIIGKLSEEQLALLRAFNIDFTNKFNIPYAEIVQAYSDCDVLVFASTYEGFGMPIIEAQTIGRPIITSNIGAMKEVAGNGAILINPRLKQEITKALKDVIEDDNLREKLINQGLENVKRFQLDKIANDYMSIYKTVLNE, from the coding sequence ATGTCTTTGGAAATAAATTACATATTTAGAAAACGTTTACCTCAATACAATAGTATTGAGGAATTATTCGGTACCTTAATTACATACATTAAAAAAGAATGTAATGTAGAAGTTACAGAGTTGTCTTCTGGGGGAGCAAGCCTAAAGAATATCTTAATTAATTTAAGAGGATTTAAAAACAAATCTAAGTCAATTGTTCATATTACTGGAGATGTACACTACATGGCTTTGGTAACAGGACGTTATACTGTTTTAACAATACATGATGTAAAATCTATAATTAAAGGTTCTATATTAAAGCAACAATTAATTAAACTTTTATGGTTTTGGTTACCCGCATTATTTGTAAAAAAAATAACAGTCATATCAGAGTTTTCAAGACATGAATTAATCCCAGTTATCCCTTTTGCAAAGCATAAAATTCATGTTGTTTATAATCCAGTAAACGTTAATTTACAGTATACACCTAAAGATTTTAACAGCAACAAACCAAATGTACTGTTAGTAGGAACAAAACCAAATAAAAATTTAGAACTTACTCTAGAAGCTATAGAAGGTGTTAATTGTACAGTTACAATTATAGGAAAATTATCAGAAGAGCAATTAGCGTTATTAAGAGCTTTTAATATTGATTTTACTAATAAGTTTAATATTCCATATGCTGAGATTGTACAAGCATATTCGGATTGTGATGTATTAGTATTTGCTTCAACTTATGAAGGATTTGGTATGCCAATTATAGAAGCACAAACTATTGGAAGACCTATTATCACCTCAAATATAGGAGCTATGAAAGAAGTTGCAGGAAATGGTGCAATATTGATTAATCCAAGATTAAAACAAGAAATTACAAAGGCATTAAAAGATGTTATTGAAGACGATAATTTGCGTGAAAAATTAATTAATCAAGGACTTGAAAATGTGAAACGTTTTCAGTTAGATAAAATAGCAAACGATTATATGAGTATTTATAAAACTGTTTTAAATGAGTAA
- a CDS encoding glycosyltransferase: MSKKQILIFVDWFLPGYKAGGPIQSVNNLVSNLHNEFDFTIVTSNTDLGEVQPYPNIAYNELIKKASYSIIYLDAAHQNIKVYKDILKAKTYDIVYLNSLFSFKFSILPLLVTRSMDVKIILAPRGMLGAGALNIKRNKKKLFLTLYKLFGFHKVVTWHVTANTEVEEIKAVFGNHFQYKLASNLPQITPELKERVKIVNELKLFFLSRINPKKNLHKALEFLSKVDSKYNIALTIIGPIDDEEYWERCQNDISKLPNHIQTEYLGAIPHAQLSAHLQQHHGMILPTHNENYGHVIVESWQNGCAVIISDQTPWRNLEEKQLGWDIPLTEEQKFIDVIMFFASFNQNQFNHYSEKGYTFAKQICENPDVLNANRQLFN; this comes from the coding sequence ATGAGTAAAAAACAGATTTTAATTTTCGTAGATTGGTTTTTACCGGGCTATAAAGCAGGAGGGCCAATACAATCTGTAAATAATTTAGTAAGTAATTTACATAATGAGTTTGATTTTACAATTGTAACGTCAAATACAGATTTAGGAGAAGTACAGCCTTATCCAAATATTGCGTACAATGAACTTATAAAAAAGGCGAGTTATTCTATTATATATTTAGATGCAGCTCACCAAAATATTAAAGTTTATAAAGATATTCTTAAAGCTAAGACCTATGATATTGTGTACTTAAACTCTCTGTTTTCGTTTAAGTTTTCTATTTTACCTCTTTTGGTAACTCGAAGTATGGATGTTAAGATTATTTTGGCTCCACGAGGGATGTTAGGGGCAGGGGCTTTAAATATAAAACGAAATAAAAAAAAATTATTTCTTACGTTGTATAAATTATTCGGATTTCATAAGGTGGTCACTTGGCATGTTACAGCAAACACAGAAGTCGAAGAAATTAAAGCTGTTTTTGGTAATCATTTTCAATATAAGTTAGCTTCTAATTTGCCTCAAATAACACCTGAATTGAAAGAGAGAGTAAAAATAGTAAATGAATTAAAACTGTTTTTCTTATCCCGAATAAATCCAAAAAAGAATTTACATAAAGCTTTAGAATTTTTGTCTAAAGTCGATTCAAAATATAATATAGCGCTTACCATTATTGGACCAATAGATGATGAGGAATATTGGGAACGGTGTCAAAATGATATTTCAAAACTTCCTAATCACATTCAGACGGAATATTTAGGAGCCATTCCTCATGCGCAATTATCGGCTCATTTACAACAACATCACGGTATGATTTTACCTACACATAATGAAAATTATGGGCACGTTATTGTAGAATCATGGCAAAATGGATGTGCTGTAATTATATCAGACCAAACTCCATGGAGAAACTTAGAAGAGAAGCAATTAGGTTGGGATATCCCTTTAACAGAAGAACAGAAATTTATAGATGTTATTATGTTTTTCGCTTCCTTCAATCAAAATCAATTTAACCACTATTCAGAAAAAGGATATACATTTGCAAAGCAGATATGTGAAAATCCAGATGTGCTGAATGCAAATAGACAATTATTCAATTAA
- a CDS encoding UDP-glucuronic acid decarboxylase family protein produces the protein MKRILITGGAGFVGSHLCERLLNEGNEVICLDNYFTGSKKNIEHLMDHHYFELVRHDVTQPFMIEVDEIYNMACPASPVHYQYNPIKTIKTSVMGAINMLGLAKRVKAKILQASTSEVYGDPAVHPQPESYWGNVNPIGLRSCYDEGKRCAETLFMDYHLQNEVAVKIIRIFNTYGPNMNPNDGRVVSNFIVQALKGEDITMFGDGSQTRSFQYVDDLVEGTIRMMGSRDGFTGPVNIGNPVEFTMMELASKVIELTNSSSKIIHLPLPQDDPLQRKPLIDLAKKELNGWEPKIHLEEGLVKTIAYFDNLLKADN, from the coding sequence ATGAAGCGTATTTTAATCACCGGAGGAGCCGGGTTTGTAGGTTCACACCTATGTGAACGTCTTTTAAACGAAGGCAATGAAGTGATTTGTCTAGATAATTATTTTACTGGAAGTAAAAAGAATATAGAACATTTAATGGATCATCATTATTTTGAATTGGTTCGTCATGATGTAACTCAGCCATTTATGATTGAAGTCGATGAGATTTATAACATGGCTTGTCCTGCATCTCCTGTACATTACCAATACAATCCAATTAAAACGATTAAAACATCGGTAATGGGCGCTATAAATATGTTAGGATTGGCAAAACGTGTCAAAGCTAAAATATTACAAGCATCAACTAGTGAAGTTTATGGAGACCCAGCAGTACACCCACAGCCAGAATCGTATTGGGGAAATGTAAATCCTATTGGATTACGCTCATGCTACGATGAAGGAAAGCGTTGCGCAGAAACTTTATTTATGGATTATCATTTGCAAAATGAAGTTGCAGTAAAAATCATTAGAATTTTTAACACGTATGGTCCAAATATGAATCCTAACGATGGTAGAGTAGTCTCAAACTTTATTGTACAGGCTCTAAAAGGTGAAGATATAACTATGTTTGGAGATGGAAGTCAGACACGTTCTTTTCAGTATGTAGATGATTTAGTTGAAGGAACTATACGTATGATGGGAAGCAGAGATGGTTTTACAGGACCTGTTAATATCGGAAATCCAGTAGAGTTTACTATGATGGAATTAGCAAGTAAAGTAATTGAATTGACTAATTCATCGTCCAAAATTATTCACCTACCATTACCTCAAGATGATCCTTTACAACGTAAACCATTAATAGATTTAGCAAAAAAAGAACTAAATGGTTGGGAACCAAAAATTCATTTAGAAGAAGGTTTAGTAAAAACCATTGCATATTTCGATAATTTATTAAAAGCAGATAACTAA
- a CDS encoding WcaF family extracellular polysaccharide biosynthesis acetyltransferase, translating into MKTDLSTYNNAWYQPGGKLKRLCWYFINVLFFINPLNPSSGLKVSLLRFFGAKIGSGVVIKPGVNIKYPWLLIVGDYTWIGENVWIDNLAQVTIGNHVCISQEAMLLCGNHNYKKTTFDLMLGEIILEEGAWVGAKSVVCPDVKIESHAILTVNSVATNTLKANYIYQGNPAKEIRKREIK; encoded by the coding sequence TTGAAAACAGATTTATCAACATATAATAACGCTTGGTATCAACCCGGTGGTAAACTAAAACGCTTGTGTTGGTATTTTATTAACGTTTTGTTTTTTATCAATCCACTAAACCCTAGTTCAGGATTAAAAGTTTCTTTATTACGGTTTTTTGGTGCAAAAATAGGAAGTGGTGTTGTCATTAAGCCTGGTGTAAATATTAAGTATCCTTGGCTTTTAATTGTTGGAGATTATACTTGGATAGGAGAAAATGTATGGATAGATAATTTGGCTCAGGTTACTATAGGTAATCATGTGTGCATTTCTCAGGAAGCGATGTTGTTATGTGGAAATCATAATTATAAAAAAACTACTTTCGATTTAATGCTTGGAGAAATTATACTAGAAGAAGGTGCTTGGGTAGGTGCAAAATCTGTAGTTTGTCCTGATGTAAAAATAGAGTCTCATGCTATTCTGACTGTAAATTCTGTTGCAACAAACACATTAAAAGCAAATTACATTTATCAAGGAAATCCTGCCAAAGAAATACGAAAAAGAGAAATAAAGTAA
- a CDS encoding glycosyltransferase family 2 protein, translating into MKVSIITATYNSERTLDGCINSVLSQDYPSIEYIIIDGASTDNTLKVIDEVKEKYPNVISVSEPDKGIYDALNKGIEKASGDIVGFLHSDDFFASKETISHIVDAFKAKEVDGVYGDLHYINSINSNKIVRNWKSQPFSESLLMQGWMPAHPTLFLKKSVYTKYGVFNLNFKIAADYDLMLRIFKDNTLTFAYLPEVITKMRVGGASNRSLKNIWLKTREDYLAVKQNNLRNPLVVICSKNLSKIPQLFKK; encoded by the coding sequence ATGAAAGTTTCAATAATTACAGCAACGTATAATAGTGAGAGAACTCTAGATGGGTGTATAAACTCAGTACTAAGTCAAGACTATCCCAGTATTGAATATATTATAATAGATGGAGCCTCTACAGATAATACATTAAAGGTCATTGATGAGGTTAAAGAAAAATACCCAAATGTAATTAGTGTCTCAGAACCTGATAAAGGTATTTACGATGCATTAAATAAAGGTATTGAAAAAGCTTCTGGAGATATAGTAGGTTTTTTACATTCTGATGATTTTTTTGCATCTAAAGAAACCATTAGTCATATTGTTGATGCTTTTAAAGCTAAAGAAGTTGATGGAGTTTATGGTGATTTACATTATATTAATTCAATAAATTCGAATAAAATTGTTCGAAATTGGAAGAGTCAACCTTTTTCTGAAAGCTTATTAATGCAAGGATGGATGCCAGCTCACCCAACATTGTTTTTAAAGAAATCTGTTTATACTAAGTATGGAGTATTCAATTTAAATTTTAAAATAGCAGCAGATTACGATTTAATGTTGCGTATATTTAAAGACAATACATTAACATTTGCGTATCTACCAGAAGTTATAACAAAAATGAGAGTGGGAGGAGCAAGTAATCGAAGTCTTAAAAACATTTGGTTGAAAACTAGAGAAGACTACTTAGCTGTTAAACAAAATAATTTAAGAAATCCTCTAGTAGTAATTTGTTCTAAAAACTTATCAAAGATTCCTCAACTTTTTAAAAAGTAA
- a CDS encoding glycosyltransferase family 4 protein → MNLLTSIIEEGYGTILLLFPFLLALITAFLAFPTIIFIAHAKQLVDVPDKRSVHSKTVPTLGGIGIFFAVAIVLTLSGAFLDAKLLMPVVGALIILFFLGVKDDILILSPKKKMLGQIIAALMVILITDIRILTFSGILGIGELPYFVSIGFTLFVFILIINAYNLIDGLDGLAGSVGLLVSLFYGFLFFKMQEMSLTVVSLALVGALIPFLYFNFSKVRKIFMGDTGSMVVGFLLAFQSIAFIHLNQSNPISQFHSNAPLLVLAILFFPLLDTLRIFYVRVVIYKKHPFSPDKNHIHHQMLQIGLKHWQVTIVIAIASTSVLISSLMFQDLSVNLLLLVIILSGIIMFSLPFFINYSVFNKRFKMNKLLRKLHVISYSKAK, encoded by the coding sequence ATGAATTTACTTACTTCAATTATAGAAGAAGGATATGGTACCATTTTGTTATTGTTTCCTTTTTTACTCGCATTAATTACGGCCTTTTTAGCTTTCCCTACAATAATTTTTATCGCTCATGCTAAACAATTGGTGGATGTTCCTGATAAACGTAGTGTGCATTCTAAAACCGTTCCAACTTTAGGTGGAATAGGAATATTTTTTGCTGTAGCAATTGTTTTAACGCTTTCAGGTGCTTTTTTAGATGCTAAATTATTAATGCCTGTTGTTGGCGCCTTAATTATTTTGTTTTTTTTAGGGGTGAAAGATGATATTTTAATACTTTCTCCAAAGAAAAAAATGTTAGGTCAAATCATAGCTGCTTTAATGGTCATTTTAATTACAGATATAAGAATTCTAACATTCTCAGGAATCTTGGGTATAGGCGAATTACCTTATTTTGTGTCCATAGGTTTTACATTATTTGTCTTTATTTTAATTATAAATGCATATAATTTAATAGACGGATTGGACGGGTTAGCAGGTTCTGTGGGTTTATTAGTCTCTCTATTTTATGGATTTTTGTTTTTTAAAATGCAAGAAATGTCTTTAACAGTTGTGTCTTTAGCTTTAGTAGGTGCCTTAATCCCTTTTTTATATTTTAATTTTTCTAAAGTAAGAAAAATATTCATGGGAGATACTGGTTCTATGGTTGTCGGGTTTTTGCTAGCGTTTCAGTCTATTGCTTTTATACATCTTAATCAATCAAATCCAATATCACAATTTCATTCAAATGCACCTTTATTGGTATTGGCTATATTGTTCTTTCCCTTATTAGATACCTTGCGAATCTTTTATGTACGTGTAGTCATTTATAAAAAACACCCATTTAGTCCGGATAAAAATCATATACATCATCAAATGTTACAAATAGGGTTAAAGCATTGGCAAGTCACAATTGTGATAGCAATAGCTTCTACCTCAGTATTAATTTCAAGTTTGATGTTTCAGGACTTAAGTGTGAATTTATTATTGTTAGTGATTATTCTATCTGGAATAATTATGTTTTCATTACCTTTCTTTATTAATTATAGCGTTTTTAATAAACGATTTAAGATGAATAAATTATTAAGAAAACTACATGTAATTAGTTACTCTAAAGCAAAATAA